One Miscanthus floridulus cultivar M001 chromosome 11, ASM1932011v1, whole genome shotgun sequence DNA window includes the following coding sequences:
- the LOC136494597 gene encoding uncharacterized protein, whose translation MGNPDPTDLINAEVNRIPFRAQNFSLNLWKDTFRSWPKTTKGWKDWYLRINRSMQVYWAERKLDQCIRLSIADMQKNESMIIAAAYFWSDTTNTFMFGHGPATPTLADVHMLTGLDISTADEGSIYGRKPEYRVNTRNIGGWTGYTQEYQKTGTPSQREHATFLNMWLEKFIFCGRSVGPTNAFLPAAELLANGVRFPLGRYLLSSTYHLLHQVSQKLLLGEPIGNLGGPWWFINMWLNAHMHKRLQWDFFAQQFPREIAEDYVLGDDESATRSPLNFGEAIIVLPGTEANEDQIGRFFQSFYNGLSRDHRAWVPYIDEENRFPLLFNFADDTLNQDNELMMAIITPRAIPVNTFGSGKNTNITYEFYNPSAVSRQLAFGQLPIKLCFADVIKPKETITCGTDWNKVVQLSPDADTTDVDISTWTPISFIIESYKQWWREWKEQLFATSAHTYRHMIDSEYAIPDDAVNHPAPSVSKSGKPFNLRPISPTSPIGYNAPTLAALTHQKIRTKTITSKSKLAISRATPSAAATTLVKAFKGVRAATGSSSAIPPISSTTPSEQQLGTSANVPDAQASQPTSVDAPQPIVADVQAKRKASTDTEAQPKRQRSMPIPTSAPMSSVITPQEPTTDEVTEDIPSASSADPHDILQVASSSQAQEIALKQEQDSPNSLFSFAIDISDDDGEETSSSLALGTISAETKSKLETLLNLLQQSTAQLVDDSDPAKAIFKTIRGQVPADVEEILFPAAHLESRQLQYQRAAQRIADRAAQAQLKGEMLQLKQIADEKHKGIVNLQTSGAALKQKILDLSARKAALLAELKEIDAALTHAQQEESQLPNAVKALQQERDIQARKALAMKKKLKPVEGAADDDIKEMEEADQIRLRAILAIQSLLNV comes from the exons atgggcaacccagatccaaccgatctgatcaacgcagaggttaacagaatcccctttagagcccaaaatttctctctgaacttgtggaaagacacattccgatcttggcccaaaaccaccaaagggtggaaagattggtatttgaggatcaatagatcgatgcaagtatactgggcagagcgaaagttagaccaatgtatcaggctctctattgccgatatgcagaaaaatgaatcaatgataattgcagctgcttatttttggtcagatacgaccaatacttttatgtttggacatggcccagctacccctacccttgccgatgtccacatgcttactggcttggacatctcaactgccgatgaaggctccatctatggtagaaagcctgaatatagagtgaatacccgtaacatcggcggttggacaggatatactcaagaataccagaaaaccgggacacctagccagagggaacatgccacattcctgaatatgtggttagaaaaatttatcttctgtggtcgatcagtaggaccaaccaacgccttcctccctgcagctgaacttctggctaatggcgtaaggtttcctcttggccgataccttctgagctccacttatcatcttcttcaccaagtgtctcagaaacttctgcttggcgaacccatcggcaacctgggaggcccgtggtggttcatcaacatgtggctgaatgcccatatgcacaaacgtttgcaatgggacttttttgctcaacaattcccacgagaaattgccgaagattatgtgctcggggatgatgaatcggcaacacgttcacccctcaattttggtgaagccataattgtccttcctggaacagaagccaacgaagaccaaatcggcagattctttcaaagcttctataatggcctttctcgtgatcatagggcctgggtgccttatatcgacgaagaaaacagattcccccttcttttcaactttgccgatgacactctgaatcaagataatgagctcatgatggctatcatcactcccagggcaattccagtaaacacattcggcagcgggaaaaacaccaacattacatatgaattttacaacccatcggcagtatcccgccaattggcttttgggcaactgccaatcaaactctgctttgccgatgtgatcaaacccaaggaaacaatcacctgcggaacagactggaacaaggtagtacaactttctcctgatgccgataccacagatgttgatatatctacctggacaccaatatctttcatcatcgagtcatacaagcaatggtggcgagagtggaaagagcaactgttcgcgacttctgctcacacatatcggcacatgatcgattctGAATATGCTATCCCTGACGATGCG gttaaccacccagcaccatcggtgagcaaaagtgggaaacccttcaacctccggcctatttccccaacatcgccgatcggctacaacgctcccaccttagccgctttgacccaccagaagattcgtaccaagaccatcacttctaagtcaaAATTGGCtatatccagggctactccatcggccgctgctacaaccttggtcaaagcctttaag ggggtaagagctgctactggatcatcatcggcaattccgccgatatcaagcaccactccttcagag caacaattgggtacatcggcaaacgtaccagatgcccaagcttcacaaccaacaagtgtcgatgccccccagccgatcgttgccgatgtccaagcaaagcgcaaagcttcaacagatactgaagcacagccaaaacgacaaaggtctatgccgatccctacatctgccccaatgtcatcggtcatcacacctcaagagcctaccaccgatgaagtcacagaggatatcccatcggcaagctcagccgatccacacgacatactccaggttgcttcctccagtcaagcacaggaaattgccttgaaacag gaacaagattccccgaacagcctattttcctttgccattgacatttctgacgacgatggagaggagacaagttcttcccttgcactgggaacaatatcggcagaaactaaatccaagttggaaaccctcctgaacttgctacagcaaagtaccgcccaactggtagatgactcggaccccgcaaaggcaatcttcaaaacaattcgtggccaggtccctgccgatgttgaagaaatactcttcccagcagctcacttagaaagccgtcaactgcaatatcaacgggctgctcagcgcattgccgatagagcagctcaagctcaacttaaaggagagatgctacaactgaaacaaatcgctgatgagaagcacaagggcatcgtcaacttgcagacttcgggtgctgcacttaagcagaaaatcttggatctatcggcaaggaaggcagctctattggctgaattgaaagaaattgatgcagccttaactcatgctcaacaagaagaaagccagctacccaatgctgtcaaagcccttcagcaagaaagagatatccaagctcgcaaagctttagccatgaagaagaaactcaagcctgtggaaggtgctgccgatgacgatatcaaagaaatggaagaagctgaccagattcgcctgcgtgcgatattagctatccaatccttgctgaacgtgtaa